One region of Nitrosopumilaceae archaeon genomic DNA includes:
- a CDS encoding DNA polymerase II large subunit: MSENVALRLNEVPMPRYYFDYYTKLSEEVFRTFEKAAVAKSTLADSSGMVEPKIAFDLADRVSKMHDIDVTERLRVLIQSTTKELAALTLSEEIALGKYSGPDTSLEERLDLAVRVGLAIVTEGVTVAPLQGISEVKIKKNHDGSDYLSVSFAGPIRSAGGTEAASTMLIADHIRKIAGLSKFQANSFDDETGRFVEELRLYEREAGNFQYHVPDEDVVTVISNLPVELDGVDTDPVEIVSHRNMTRISTNRVRGGALRVLNDGLIGKSRKLLKLIELFELDGWDWLKSLKGAIQTGDEDAASHRMREVITGRSVLSMPKKLGGFRLRYGRACNTGFSSVGIHPVIAEILDHTIVVGTQIKVDIPGKAATIAFVDSLDTPIVRLRNGNVVKIRDTHHGIKLKPQIEKILHLGDILISYGDFLENNAELVPTGYVEEYWAEELKTKLAKYEPEDPRLQYVSKAPSLDEAFKLSLDFGIPLHPNYLYYWDQISIQEFEQILNPQKADPDLIIYQKNSKETLEKLGVPHEMAGDSILLKDVEAKIFFYLLFRKLIKLDHTMTVPKLITDVSGIKIKDKFSTAIGIRVGRPEKAAARKMKPPVHTLFPIGSKGGASRDLIKASKEPNFYCNINNRFCKNCNEPSISIACPKCKNKTTVLFVCPTCRDELESEYCEKCKRKTLSHTYRSFPLKERLYSAQERTGIRVQEPFKGVKELINQDRIAEPLEKGLIRQSLGLNVFKDGTIRFDATNAPLTHFTPAWIGTSPEKLVQLGYAHDINGKPITSSDQIIELRIQDVIIPHECGEYLVQTSKYLDTELVKLFGHSQFYKVKTTDDLIGHLMIGLAPHTSVGIVGRIIGYTNTHVCYGTPVWHSAKRRDADGDADSIMLLMDSLLNFSRQFLSDRIGGLMDAPLLVQPIVIPQEVQRQAHNFEVVKYLPLSFFEATLTKEKASEIKDVETLKSRLETERQFYGYNFTHNTSTLTASRSRSAYSTLGSLLEKLDMQIRTADIINAVDPSEVVSMVMTTHLLPDIMGNLRAYSSQSFRCTACGASYRRVPLAGNCLECSNKLIQTMTRPSVQKYLKLATRLLDKYKIDPYLKGRVMSLLDELELVFGKEEGNQALLTDYA; the protein is encoded by the coding sequence ATGTCTGAAAACGTAGCATTGAGACTAAACGAAGTCCCAATGCCTAGATATTATTTTGATTACTACACCAAACTTTCTGAAGAGGTCTTTAGAACATTTGAGAAGGCAGCTGTTGCAAAATCTACCTTGGCAGACTCGTCTGGGATGGTAGAGCCCAAGATTGCGTTTGATCTCGCAGATCGTGTATCCAAGATGCATGACATTGATGTGACTGAACGACTAAGGGTATTGATTCAAAGCACAACAAAGGAGCTTGCCGCCTTGACCCTATCTGAGGAGATTGCTTTAGGCAAGTATTCTGGACCAGATACTTCACTAGAAGAGAGGCTTGATCTAGCAGTAAGGGTAGGCCTTGCCATAGTGACAGAAGGTGTTACAGTAGCCCCACTGCAGGGAATTAGTGAGGTAAAGATAAAGAAAAATCATGATGGCTCTGATTACCTTTCTGTATCATTTGCAGGACCAATCAGGTCTGCAGGCGGAACCGAAGCAGCATCTACAATGCTGATTGCAGACCACATCAGAAAGATAGCGGGACTTTCTAAATTCCAGGCAAACTCCTTTGATGATGAGACTGGGAGATTTGTAGAGGAGTTAAGGCTCTATGAGAGAGAGGCTGGAAATTTCCAATACCATGTTCCAGATGAGGATGTTGTAACTGTCATATCAAATCTTCCAGTTGAGCTTGATGGTGTTGATACAGATCCGGTTGAAATTGTAAGCCATAGAAACATGACTCGAATCAGTACTAACAGAGTAAGGGGTGGCGCCCTTCGAGTTCTAAATGACGGTCTGATAGGCAAGTCAAGGAAATTACTAAAACTCATCGAGTTGTTTGAATTAGACGGTTGGGACTGGCTAAAGAGCCTAAAGGGTGCAATTCAGACTGGAGATGAGGATGCAGCATCTCATAGGATGAGAGAGGTCATAACTGGCAGATCCGTCCTTTCTATGCCAAAGAAACTAGGTGGTTTTAGGTTAAGATATGGACGAGCATGCAATACTGGCTTTTCCTCAGTAGGAATACATCCTGTCATTGCAGAAATTTTGGATCATACCATAGTAGTTGGTACACAGATCAAAGTTGACATCCCAGGAAAGGCTGCAACCATTGCTTTTGTGGATTCCTTGGACACACCAATTGTTAGGCTGAGAAATGGTAATGTCGTAAAAATCAGGGACACTCATCACGGCATAAAACTCAAACCACAGATAGAAAAGATCCTTCACCTTGGTGACATACTGATCAGCTATGGTGATTTCTTGGAAAACAATGCAGAGCTTGTCCCAACAGGCTATGTGGAAGAATATTGGGCCGAGGAACTCAAAACAAAGCTTGCAAAATATGAACCTGAAGATCCACGCTTACAATATGTTTCAAAGGCACCAAGTCTAGATGAAGCATTCAAACTCTCACTTGATTTTGGTATTCCATTACATCCCAACTATCTGTATTATTGGGACCAGATCTCAATCCAAGAATTTGAACAAATCCTAAATCCGCAAAAGGCAGATCCCGACTTGATAATCTACCAAAAAAATAGTAAAGAAACTCTTGAAAAACTTGGGGTACCTCATGAAATGGCAGGAGATTCAATTTTACTAAAAGACGTAGAGGCAAAGATTTTCTTTTATTTGCTTTTTAGAAAACTCATAAAACTTGATCATACCATGACTGTTCCAAAACTTATCACTGATGTATCTGGGATAAAAATAAAAGACAAGTTTTCAACGGCAATAGGGATTAGAGTTGGTAGACCAGAAAAGGCTGCAGCAAGAAAGATGAAACCCCCAGTACACACACTCTTTCCAATAGGCAGTAAGGGGGGAGCATCACGAGACTTGATAAAAGCATCAAAGGAACCAAATTTTTATTGTAATATAAATAACAGATTTTGTAAAAACTGTAACGAACCATCAATTAGCATAGCCTGTCCAAAATGCAAAAACAAGACAACTGTACTTTTTGTCTGCCCAACTTGTCGAGATGAGTTAGAGTCTGAGTATTGTGAAAAATGTAAAAGAAAGACACTATCCCACACATATAGGTCATTTCCACTCAAAGAAAGGCTCTATTCTGCACAGGAAAGGACTGGCATCCGTGTTCAGGAACCATTCAAAGGCGTAAAGGAACTCATAAACCAAGACAGAATAGCAGAACCTCTTGAAAAAGGACTCATAAGACAAAGCCTAGGACTTAATGTCTTCAAGGACGGAACCATTAGATTTGATGCGACCAACGCACCACTAACTCACTTTACACCTGCATGGATTGGAACCAGTCCAGAAAAACTTGTGCAACTTGGATATGCTCATGATATCAATGGCAAACCCATCACTAGTTCTGATCAAATAATAGAACTTAGAATTCAAGATGTCATAATACCACATGAATGTGGAGAATATCTGGTACAGACATCAAAATATCTGGATACAGAACTGGTAAAACTATTTGGTCATTCTCAATTTTACAAAGTAAAAACCACTGATGATCTTATTGGGCATTTAATGATTGGATTAGCTCCACATACATCAGTTGGGATTGTAGGACGAATAATTGGTTATACCAACACACATGTTTGTTATGGTACACCGGTGTGGCACTCTGCAAAAAGACGTGATGCTGATGGAGACGCTGATTCGATAATGCTTCTGATGGATAGCCTGCTTAATTTTTCAAGACAATTCCTGTCAGACAGAATTGGGGGTCTGATGGACGCACCATTATTGGTGCAACCAATTGTCATACCACAGGAAGTCCAAAGACAGGCCCATAACTTTGAGGTAGTAAAGTACTTGCCACTTTCATTTTTTGAAGCAACACTTACAAAAGAAAAGGCAAGTGAGATAAAAGATGTTGAGACCCTAAAGTCAAGACTTGAGACAGAAAGACAATTTTATGGATATAATTTTACACACAATACGTCTACTCTAACAGCATCAAGATCTCGTAGTGCCTATTCTACACTAGGATCTCTTTTAGAAAAACTTGACATGCAAATCAGAACTGCTGATATCATCAATGCGGTAGACCCAAGCGAAGTTGTTTCTATGGTTATGACAACCCATCTCTTACCTGATATCATGGGAAATCTTAGGGCATATTCTAGTCAGTCTTTTAGATGTACAGCTTGCGGCGCAAGCTACAGAAGAGTTCCACTTGCTGGAAATTGTCTAGAATGCAGTAACAAACTAATCCAGACCATGACGCGACCTTCAGTCCAAAAATATCTCAAGCTAGCAACAAGGCTGCTTGATAAATACAAAATTGATCCATACTTGAAAGGAAGAGTGATGTCCCTTTTGGATGAATTAGAACTGGTCTTTGGAAAAGAAGAAGGTAACCAAGCGCTTCTTACAGATTATGCCTAG
- the glyA gene encoding serine hydroxymethyltransferase codes for MTKSSPKESCKEVLSLLKIHNDWFANSIPLIASENVPSPAVREATISDFANRYAEGWPGERVYAGCTYIDKVEFKCIELGKKLFKAEFVDVRPISGVVANLSIYSAFSNPGDVMLAPSIPSGGHISHGKKEHSGTAGLVHGLDIEFYPFDAEEMSIDVDKTKQKVIELDKASRTPKIAMFGGSVFLFPHPVKELADFLKGYKMFVNYDAAHVAGLIAGGQFQDPLREGADAMTMSTHKTLFGPQGGMIVSYEKYSEEIKKATFPGMTSNHHLHHMAGKAIAFAEMLEFGKKYAVQVVKNAKALAEALNSYGFGVLGEKRGFTKSHQIVVNVLSFSDGGKIEADLEKANIIVNRQLIPGDIKAGRNYFHPGGIRLGVAEITRLGMKESDMKEVARFIKKVVVDKKDAKKIAVEVKKFRKDFQKVNYCFENKLGAYEYVKLR; via the coding sequence ATGACAAAATCCTCCCCAAAAGAATCTTGCAAGGAGGTACTTTCTTTGCTCAAAATTCACAATGATTGGTTTGCAAATTCAATACCGCTTATTGCAAGTGAGAATGTTCCAAGTCCTGCTGTCAGAGAGGCAACGATATCTGACTTTGCAAATAGATATGCAGAGGGGTGGCCTGGTGAGCGTGTCTATGCTGGTTGTACATATATCGATAAAGTAGAGTTCAAGTGTATCGAACTAGGTAAAAAATTATTCAAGGCAGAGTTTGTTGACGTAAGACCAATCTCTGGTGTTGTGGCAAATCTTTCCATTTATTCAGCTTTTTCAAATCCAGGGGACGTAATGCTTGCGCCTTCAATTCCTTCTGGTGGACACATCTCTCATGGTAAAAAAGAACATTCTGGAACTGCAGGTTTAGTTCATGGATTAGATATTGAATTTTATCCATTTGATGCCGAAGAGATGTCAATTGATGTAGATAAAACAAAACAAAAGGTAATCGAGCTTGACAAAGCTAGTAGAACTCCAAAGATTGCAATGTTTGGGGGCTCTGTCTTTTTGTTTCCCCATCCTGTTAAGGAGCTTGCTGATTTTCTAAAAGGGTACAAGATGTTTGTCAATTATGATGCAGCTCATGTTGCTGGGTTAATAGCTGGTGGACAGTTCCAAGATCCATTGCGAGAAGGAGCTGATGCAATGACTATGAGTACGCACAAGACCCTCTTTGGACCACAAGGAGGCATGATCGTCTCTTATGAAAAATATAGTGAAGAGATCAAAAAGGCAACGTTTCCCGGAATGACTAGTAATCATCACCTGCATCATATGGCTGGAAAGGCAATTGCTTTTGCAGAAATGTTAGAGTTTGGTAAAAAATATGCAGTCCAGGTTGTAAAGAACGCCAAGGCACTTGCAGAAGCGTTAAACTCCTATGGATTTGGGGTTCTTGGAGAAAAACGAGGATTTACAAAATCACACCAAATCGTAGTAAATGTTCTTTCATTTAGTGATGGTGGAAAAATTGAGGCTGATCTAGAAAAAGCAAACATAATTGTAAACAGACAACTCATACCAGGAGATATCAAGGCTGGAAGAAATTATTTCCATCCAGGAGGAATAAGGCTTGGTGTTGCTGAGATTACACGACTTGGCATGAAGGAATCAGACATGAAAGAGGTTGCAAGATTTATCAAGAAAGTTGTTGTCGACAAAAAAGACGCAAAGAAAATAGCAGTTGAAGTAAAGAAGTTCAGAAAAGACTTTCAAAAGGTCAATTATTGCTTTGAGAACAAGCTTGGTGCCTATGAGTACGTTAAGCTTCGCTAG
- a CDS encoding winged helix DNA-binding protein, with protein sequence MNKFYSNMINHIDMQNIVMLVDIPDIGTIIGIFIAFVLGIVAIVVYNKVKPLIKTDSDLLKSYTERLQYYENQLIDMKIRIDSAELLKESEELEIPIPKPKEVKGEKMVPAQEEKPKERMHNMNFGNATDYVLRLITEKPMTSRDIQITIGRTREHTSRMMKKLFEEGLVERNMQTKPFTYYITDKGKTKLDIAKLTPQQ encoded by the coding sequence GTGAACAAGTTTTACTCAAACATGATAAATCACATAGATATGCAAAATATAGTGATGTTAGTAGATATACCTGATATAGGCACAATAATAGGTATTTTTATTGCATTTGTGTTAGGTATTGTTGCAATAGTGGTCTACAACAAAGTAAAACCTCTCATAAAGACCGATTCAGATCTTTTAAAATCCTATACGGAGCGCCTACAATATTATGAAAATCAGTTAATAGATATGAAAATACGTATAGATTCTGCTGAATTATTGAAGGAATCTGAAGAATTGGAAATTCCTATCCCAAAGCCAAAAGAAGTAAAAGGAGAGAAGATGGTCCCTGCCCAGGAAGAGAAACCAAAGGAGCGCATGCATAACATGAATTTTGGAAATGCTACAGATTATGTTTTAAGATTAATCACAGAAAAACCTATGACATCACGTGATATACAAATCACAATAGGACGAACTAGAGAACACACATCACGCATGATGAAGAAGCTTTTCGAGGAGGGTTTGGTGGAAAGAAACATGCAGACCAAACCATTCACCTATTACATTACAGATAAGGGTAAGACAAAGCTGGATATTGCCAAATTAACCCCCCAACAATAG
- a CDS encoding PAC2 family protein: MDFLVKKLKAKLFAEIYAFWPPAVSYEKGLIQYNQSSYKFHYCEKENLVIFSGEFNPSDPRRLYELCYKVVEMAKKLKVDILYSIGAALRSPNPTEPKLFGVASSTNLTNLLKKQKIELLNGKGQITGFNGLVLGIAKEKNLDSICILMEIDNPNIIQPKATQTILVKLLELLKIKPLDMKDLEEEEKRKKFMEQQMNYMDDLARKDKQPGIA, translated from the coding sequence ATGGATTTTCTTGTAAAAAAACTAAAAGCAAAATTATTTGCTGAAATTTATGCATTTTGGCCTCCTGCTGTGTCTTATGAAAAAGGCTTGATTCAATATAATCAATCAAGCTACAAGTTTCATTATTGTGAAAAAGAAAATCTTGTAATTTTTTCTGGCGAATTTAATCCCTCAGATCCAAGAAGACTGTATGAATTGTGTTATAAGGTAGTTGAGATGGCTAAGAAACTCAAAGTCGATATATTATACTCCATTGGAGCAGCATTGAGATCTCCCAATCCTACTGAACCAAAGTTATTTGGTGTAGCATCATCAACTAATCTTACTAATCTATTAAAAAAACAAAAAATCGAACTTCTAAATGGCAAAGGACAGATAACGGGCTTTAATGGATTAGTGCTTGGTATTGCAAAAGAAAAAAATCTTGACAGTATTTGCATTCTTATGGAAATTGATAATCCGAACATTATACAACCAAAAGCAACACAAACAATCCTTGTCAAACTTTTAGAATTATTGAAAATAAAACCTCTAGATATGAAAGACTTGGAAGAAGAAGAAAAAAGGAAAAAGTTCATGGAGCAACAAATGAACTATATGGATGATCTGGCTAGGAAAGACAAGCAGCCAGGAATTGCCTAA
- a CDS encoding AbrB/MazE/SpoVT family DNA-binding domain-containing protein, whose amino-acid sequence MPTNEELIKITSGGTISIPIQFRKYLQLQKGDYVRVVMEQDCLVIKKAIIS is encoded by the coding sequence ATGCCCACAAATGAAGAACTGATCAAAATCACCTCAGGTGGAACCATTTCCATTCCAATACAATTTAGAAAATATCTACAATTACAAAAAGGTGATTATGTTAGGGTAGTAATGGAGCAGGACTGTCTCGTTATTAAAAAAGCTATAATATCCTAA
- a CDS encoding geranylgeranylglyceryl/heptaprenylglyceryl phosphate synthase: MPNVESYLKDTLKRKKALLFVLIDSEISEVKSSVKLAKEVERIGASAILVGGSSATDQLGMAQTVKILKKALKIPIILFPGNVTGVVPGADAILFSSLLNSDNPYFISQAQALGAPSVLKFGLEPLPTAYIIIGEGTSAWFVGSARTIPFEKSNLAAMYALSAQFMGMRFVYLEAGSGAKSNVKPEMVAAVRKVFKGFLIVGGGIKTPQTASEIVKAGADAIVIGTMLEKGGSLKTLSDIVKAIQTVRK, encoded by the coding sequence ATGCCAAACGTAGAAAGCTATCTAAAAGACACTCTGAAGAGAAAAAAAGCCCTGCTCTTTGTATTAATAGACTCTGAAATATCTGAAGTAAAATCATCAGTCAAGCTTGCAAAAGAGGTTGAGAGGATAGGAGCTTCTGCAATACTTGTTGGGGGTTCATCAGCAACAGATCAGCTTGGCATGGCCCAAACGGTAAAGATACTAAAGAAAGCTCTTAAGATCCCAATTATTCTATTTCCAGGAAATGTTACAGGTGTTGTACCAGGCGCTGATGCAATCCTGTTTAGTTCCCTTTTGAACTCTGATAACCCTTATTTCATCTCACAAGCTCAAGCGTTGGGGGCACCCAGTGTACTCAAGTTTGGTTTAGAACCGCTTCCAACAGCATACATCATAATTGGTGAGGGAACGTCGGCTTGGTTTGTAGGCTCTGCAAGGACCATACCGTTTGAGAAATCAAATTTGGCAGCAATGTATGCCCTTTCTGCACAATTCATGGGAATGAGGTTTGTCTATCTTGAGGCTGGATCTGGTGCAAAATCTAACGTAAAACCAGAGATGGTTGCGGCCGTAAGGAAGGTTTTCAAGGGCTTTTTGATAGTAGGTGGGGGAATCAAGACTCCTCAGACTGCATCTGAGATAGTCAAAGCAGGAGCTGATGCCATTGTTATTGGTACCATGCTTGAGAAAGGCGGTAGCCTCAAGACTCTAAGCGATATTGTAAAAGCCATCCAGACTGTAAGGAAGTAA
- a CDS encoding AAA family ATPase translates to MALAYSDPIDKLLDDVANGKSLFKNREALHFAFIPENILHRDEEQKKVTQSLIPLLKKSRPSNLLVYGKPGTGKTLVVKKILNKIQERAKEKSFPIELVYANSKEETTLYGLLVKFGRQLGLTTQKDLPSTGLSISEVFNRIISIIEKNSLNTVFVVDEIDYLAELVSKTGKDVFYSLTRANERLKKGSLTLVGISNDLTFKERLDPRVLSSLSEEEIVFTNYSVGQIKEILEERIKVAFISTAIEQAAVNLCAAMAGQEHGDARRAIDLLRVAGEIAEREQADHIKEEHIRKASLKMEEDKETTALNSYPLHEKLLILAVMKANGTTTGEIYHSYKNLCKIIRQKELTQRRITQILSEIEMTGLISGKIIHQGMHGRTKKFSLTLQPDTIKKAFKEDLTLEDLI, encoded by the coding sequence ATGGCTTTAGCATACAGCGACCCAATAGACAAATTACTTGATGACGTAGCAAACGGAAAATCATTATTTAAAAATAGAGAAGCACTACATTTTGCCTTTATCCCAGAAAACATTCTTCATAGAGATGAAGAGCAAAAGAAAGTCACACAATCACTTATTCCATTATTAAAAAAATCTCGTCCATCTAACCTACTTGTTTATGGAAAACCAGGTACTGGAAAGACCCTAGTTGTAAAGAAGATACTAAACAAGATACAGGAAAGGGCAAAAGAAAAGTCATTTCCAATAGAATTGGTTTATGCAAACTCTAAGGAAGAAACAACACTCTATGGATTATTGGTAAAATTTGGCCGCCAGTTAGGGCTAACAACTCAAAAAGATCTACCAAGCACCGGTCTATCCATTAGTGAGGTGTTTAACAGAATCATTTCTATTATAGAAAAAAACTCTCTTAATACGGTCTTTGTAGTAGATGAAATTGATTATCTCGCAGAGCTAGTATCAAAAACAGGCAAAGATGTCTTTTACTCACTTACCAGAGCAAATGAGAGACTAAAGAAAGGTTCACTTACACTAGTAGGAATCTCAAACGATCTCACATTCAAGGAAAGACTAGATCCAAGGGTCTTGAGCAGCCTAAGTGAGGAGGAAATTGTATTTACAAATTATAGTGTAGGACAAATTAAAGAAATTCTCGAAGAAAGAATCAAAGTTGCATTCATTTCCACGGCAATTGAGCAGGCAGCAGTAAACCTCTGTGCTGCAATGGCAGGCCAAGAACATGGAGATGCAAGACGAGCCATTGATCTCTTACGTGTAGCTGGAGAAATAGCAGAACGAGAACAAGCAGACCATATCAAAGAAGAACACATCAGAAAAGCCTCACTAAAAATGGAAGAAGACAAGGAAACCACTGCACTTAATTCTTATCCACTCCATGAAAAACTGTTAATTTTAGCCGTAATGAAAGCAAACGGGACAACAACTGGAGAAATTTATCATTCCTACAAAAACCTCTGCAAGATTATCAGACAAAAGGAGCTTACACAAAGGCGCATCACCCAAATACTTAGTGAAATAGAGATGACGGGTCTAATTTCAGGAAAAATTATTCACCAAGGAATGCATGGAAGGACAAAAAAATTCAGTCTTACATTACAACCTGACACAATAAAAAAAGCATTCAAAGAAGACCTAACACTTGAAGATTTAATCTAG
- a CDS encoding DNA-directed DNA polymerase II small subunit has translation MKEDVSSALTYALSRGFQIHPDAFKILEKIDVKELERIIKQVVREKTKQNLFLINQNDLKMFVDSGIDENIENNHVILSDPTKKITSAEGIDGFSALFASRYSKLLKIILQRSQSKKLSPIDTIKSGKIKEEVFVAGLLMDRKIDRDVTKLVVDDPTGSLEVLVFNKDLQETANSLLMDQFVMFTIVPGKNGGFIVKELVVPDVPDHVTNRSKTETYAVLISDLHVGSKYFMEKEFTEFVEWLSSPDPIARKVRFVLVGGDVVDGIGIFPNQDKELLLVDTNQQMLKAAQLLDKIPKHIKVFIIPGNHDPGRRALPQPAIPEKHNLTLWNRENFFMLGNPSMLELNGVKILMFHGQSLDDVVGTTPGLSYSQPAKAMRVLLKARHLSPIYGKRTPIAPETEDMMVINDVPDIFHSGHIHVVDLDMYKGTLIVNSGAWQTQTAYQASVGVTPTPGIAVIVNLATMKVFTKDFTEKE, from the coding sequence ATGAAAGAAGATGTCTCATCTGCATTGACCTATGCGTTAAGTAGGGGTTTTCAGATTCATCCTGATGCTTTTAAAATACTTGAAAAAATTGATGTAAAAGAGCTTGAGAGAATAATCAAACAAGTAGTAAGAGAAAAGACAAAGCAAAACTTGTTTTTGATAAATCAAAATGATTTGAAAATGTTTGTTGATTCTGGGATTGATGAAAACATAGAAAATAATCATGTAATTTTATCAGATCCTACAAAAAAAATCACATCAGCAGAAGGAATTGATGGTTTTAGTGCGCTTTTTGCAAGCCGGTACTCAAAATTATTAAAAATAATATTGCAGAGGTCTCAATCTAAAAAACTAAGCCCTATTGACACCATTAAAAGCGGTAAAATCAAAGAGGAGGTCTTTGTAGCTGGTCTTTTGATGGATAGAAAAATAGACAGAGATGTAACAAAACTTGTTGTAGATGACCCGACTGGTTCTCTTGAGGTATTGGTGTTTAACAAGGACCTACAAGAGACGGCCAATTCCCTCCTAATGGACCAGTTTGTAATGTTTACAATTGTTCCAGGGAAAAATGGTGGTTTTATTGTAAAAGAATTGGTTGTACCAGATGTTCCAGACCATGTTACAAATCGTTCAAAGACTGAGACCTATGCTGTTTTGATCTCTGATTTGCATGTAGGAAGTAAGTATTTCATGGAAAAAGAGTTTACAGAGTTTGTAGAGTGGCTCTCAAGTCCAGACCCAATAGCAAGGAAAGTTCGCTTTGTTTTGGTTGGTGGTGATGTGGTAGACGGGATTGGAATTTTCCCAAACCAGGATAAGGAATTACTTTTAGTTGATACTAATCAACAGATGTTAAAAGCAGCTCAATTATTGGATAAAATTCCAAAACACATCAAAGTTTTCATAATTCCAGGAAACCATGATCCAGGTCGTAGAGCTCTACCCCAACCTGCAATTCCAGAAAAACACAATCTAACTTTATGGAATAGGGAAAATTTTTTCATGTTAGGTAATCCCTCCATGTTAGAGCTAAACGGTGTCAAAATCTTAATGTTTCATGGACAAAGCTTGGATGATGTTGTTGGAACCACACCTGGGCTAAGTTATTCACAGCCTGCAAAGGCAATGCGTGTTTTACTAAAAGCAAGACATCTTAGTCCTATCTATGGAAAACGAACTCCAATTGCGCCTGAGACAGAAGACATGATGGTGATAAATGATGTTCCAGACATTTTTCATTCAGGACATATTCATGTTGTTGATCTTGACATGTACAAGGGTACACTTATTGTAAACTCTGGAGCTTGGCAAACACAAACAGCATATCAAGCAAGTGTTGGGGTCACACCAACTCCGGGAATTGCCGTTATTGTAAATTTGGCCACAATGAAGGTTTTTACCAAAGACTTTACTGAAAAAGAATAA
- a CDS encoding stage II sporulation protein M: MFRKKRILIGFIFVGIFATSFSIGAEIKMPQEDSKAFLKEFEQAVEGINAIGIFTHNASIGLPMFIPGFGIAWGLFASASTGLAFNAIASTSPLLAKIPPITILIISPFGVMELAAYSIGMSRSFILIWTIIKKNPIKQEIRPTIIEIGIVIALLLAGGFIESAMISQYGSITHLKS; encoded by the coding sequence ATGTTTAGGAAAAAAAGAATTTTAATTGGGTTTATTTTTGTTGGAATTTTTGCCACATCATTTTCTATAGGAGCTGAAATCAAAATGCCACAAGAAGATTCTAAAGCATTTCTTAAAGAATTTGAACAGGCAGTAGAAGGAATTAATGCAATTGGAATATTTACACATAATGCCTCAATTGGATTACCAATGTTTATCCCAGGGTTTGGAATTGCCTGGGGGTTGTTTGCATCCGCATCAACAGGGCTTGCTTTTAATGCCATTGCATCTACATCTCCATTACTTGCCAAAATTCCACCAATAACTATTCTAATAATATCTCCCTTTGGAGTAATGGAACTTGCAGCTTATTCCATAGGAATGTCACGAAGCTTCATCCTCATCTGGACCATAATTAAAAAAAATCCAATAAAACAGGAAATCCGACCAACCATAATTGAAATAGGAATTGTAATCGCTTTACTACTTGCGGGAGGATTCATTGAATCTGCAATGATAAGTCAATACGGATCTATTACTCATTTAAAATCTTAG